In one window of Brassica rapa cultivar Chiifu-401-42 chromosome A07, CAAS_Brap_v3.01, whole genome shotgun sequence DNA:
- the LOC117126535 gene encoding uncharacterized protein LOC117126535 → MEQSIHQSGLSQEGYQYSLSQEDNDFDKHFGKFRSLWAELEMLRPATIDPDVLNERREQDKVFALLSTLNPGYNDLIKHILRDKELPSLEEVCARIQKEQGSVGLFGRKQDLVLANQAEGLANKGTYKTEDKKVWICDHCKNKGHGKDKCWILHPHLKPQKFRTNYNDARANFSGDMGEPSTPATMRSAPAGGEGKALASSGNLTLRNNQDEVIRRSDIEALIKLLKDNSGNTLGTSLHASTCGILLNALTEPKITKSLVIDSGASHHMISDLSLIKNIVPALGNVMIANGEKVPIKGVGDLRLFDKDSKAFYMPSFTSNLLSIKRATNDLNCSVTFTPNDVYFQDIETSRLLGKGVTKGDLYLLEDTKLSSDLSYALNYISTLPKDVLWHARLGHPHSRALNIMIPSISFKSDCEACILGKHCKSVFSRSSTIYEHCFDTM, encoded by the coding sequence atggagcagtccatacatcagagtggATTAAGTCAAGAGGGCTATCAATACTCTCTCAGTCAAGAGGACAATGactttgataaacattttgggAAGTTCAGATCTCTGTGGGCtgagctagagatgttaaggccagcaactattgatccagatGTGTTGAATGAAAGGAGAGAACAAGACAAGGTGTTTGCACTACTCTCTACTCTCAACCCTGGATACAATGATCTAATCAAGCATATCTTAAGAGACAAGGAACTCCCATCCCTTGAAGAAGTTTGTGCTAGGATTCAGAAAGAACAAGGATCAGTGGGGCTCTTTGGACGCAAGCAAGACTTGGTACTAGCAAACCAAGCTGAAGGACTTGCAAATAAAGGCACCTACAAGACTGAAGACAAGAAGGTGTGGatctgtgatcattgcaagaataAAGGCCATGGaaaggacaagtgctggatcctccatcctcacctcaagccaCAAAAGTTCAGAACCAACTACAATGATGCAAGAGCCAACTTCTCTGGTGACATGGGAGAGCCATCTACTCCAGCTACCATGCGCTCTGCTCCAGCAGGTGGTGAAGGCAAGGCTCTAGCTTCCAGTGGCAACCTTACCTTGAGGAACAATCAAGATGAAGTCATCAGACGTTCTGACATTGAGGCTCTCATCAAACTCCTCAAGGATAACTCTGGTAACACACTTGGTACCTCTTTACATGCCTCCACTTGTGGTATCTTGCTGAATGCTTTAACTGAACctaaaattacaaaatcttTAGTTATAGATTCAGGGGCAAGTCaccacatgattagtgatcttagcttaattaaaaacattgttcCTGCCCtaggaaatgttatgatagctAATGGAGAGAAAGTACCAATCAAAGGTGTAGGTGATCTTAGGCTATTTGATAAAGATTCtaaagctttctatatgcctagTTTTACCTCAAACTTGTTATCAATTAAAAGAGCTACTAATGACTTGAATTGTAGTGTTACTTTCACTCCTAATGATGtttactttcaggatattgaaactagtaggttgcttggcaaaggtgtaacCAAGGGAGACTTGTACTTACTTGAAGACACTAAGCTATCATCTGATTTATCTTATGCTCTAAATTATATTTCTACTTTACCTAAAGATGTAttatggcatgctagattaggacatccccaTTCTCGTGCTTTGAACATCATGATTCCAAGTATTTCCTTTAAaagtgattgtgaggcttgtattctAGGCAAGCATTGCAAGAGTGTGTTCTCTAGATCAAGTACTATTTATGAACATTGCTTTGATACCATGTGA
- the LOC117126549 gene encoding uncharacterized protein LOC117126549: MERSRGSSLDQHEDELLYRVYLEISQDPIGSNNQSLGKLCEKIENSYNEQKYECWEIRSSRSLQGRMTTILYAYPSREFASKWGIVSIFIFYYTYMIVYMYFLRFHISCRWKKLRNC; the protein is encoded by the coding sequence ATGGAAAGAAGTAGAGGCTCGTCATTAGACCAACATGAAGATGAGTTGTTATATCGTGTCTATCTAGAAATATCCCAAGATCCTATTGGCAGCAATAACCAATCTCTAGGAAAATTATgcgaaaaaatagaaaatagttaCAATGAACAAAAATATGAGTGTTGGGAAATAAGAAGCAGCAGATCCTTACAAGGTAGGATGACTACCATTCTTTATGCATATCCAAGTAGAGAATTTGCATCCAAGTGGGGCATTGtaagtatatttattttctattatacATATATGATTGTGTATATGTATTTCTTAAGATTTCATATTTCATGCAGATGGAAAAAGCTAAGAAATTGTTAA
- the LOC103849789 gene encoding uncharacterized protein LOC103849789, giving the protein MSKRLFLHIVEAVKQHHNYFTQRRIASGRKGLSILQKVTAAFWILAYGMPADATYEYIEIGESTAIECMKRFCRAIIEVFSERYNFEAVADYDLWIWHAYFGMPGCNNDINVLKSSNLFSKLAQGTAPPANNIIHGREYNMGYYLADGIYPKWSTIVEIVIPKVQRKNCLQQDKKHAEKMLNVHLEFYNLSLLS; this is encoded by the coding sequence ATGTCAAAAAGATTGTTTCTTCACATTGTTGAGGCTGTTAAACAACATCACAACTACTTCACTCAGCGACGCATTGCATCTGGTAGAAAGGGTTTATCAATCTTGCAAAAAGTGACAGCCGCTTTTTGGATCTTGGCGTATGGTATGCCTGCTGATGCGACATATGAGTACATCGAAATAGGAGAGTCTACAGCAATTGAATGCATGAAGAGATTTTGTCGCGCAATTATAGAAGTATTTTCGGAGCGGTATAACTTTGAAGCTGTCGCTGATTATGATTTGTGGATATGGCATGCCTACTTTGGTATGCCGGGTTGCAACAACGACATTAACGTCTTGAAGTCATCTAATTTGTTTTCAAAGCTTGCTCAAGGTACCGCTCCTCCAGCTAATAATATTATTCATGGAAGAGAGTATAATATGGGTTACTATTTAGCTGATGGAATTTATCCAAAGTGGTCAACTATTGTTGAAATAGTGATCCCCAAGGTCCAAAGAAAAAATTGTTTGCAGCAAGACAAGAAGCATGCCGAAAAGATGTTGAACGTGCATTTGGAGTTCTACAATCTAAGTTTGCTATCATAA
- the LOC117126797 gene encoding uncharacterized protein LOC117126797, translating into MASGRQRLRNLTPRNSYANTFLGQAYDPAAYYPQFDDPAPFYPQYDETPQQPRHDQHHSPHHPQQKFTAPEAAPAPAAVHPDLMVPSDAPYARYTVEDLLQMPGREGLPIINQDRPPNTYWFLTDNCVGQSVGDIIRTNFREAHPNWSLTPDHVRRTWFKCFAEAFYKKAMARLKNIVGDWKEKWRVLGDDAKEANLSNDVWKGLKAYWNLPKSIQRSLTCSTARLTRDEDGNLPIPHTSEQIPHAGRALQIAAQEGAPPSLARVYRTTHQLSDGTFSHPQAERI; encoded by the exons ATGGCTAGCGGTAGACAGAGACTTAGGAATCTTACGCCTAGAAACTCTTACGCGAATACCTTTCTCGGACAG GCATATGACCCTGCAGCTTACTATCCGCAGTTTGATGACCCTGCTCCATTCTATCCCCAGTACGATGAAACTCCACAGCAGCCTCGGCATGATCAGCATCATTCTCCACACCATCCTCAGCAGAAGTTTACTGCTCCCGAAGCTGCTCCGGCTCCTGCAGCTGTTCATCCAGATTTGATGGTGCCATCGGATGCACCATATGCAAGATATACAGTGGAAGACCTTCTCCAGATGCCGGGACGAGAAGGTTTACCAATCATCAATCAAGATCGACCACCCAACACTTACtg GTTTTTGACGGACAATTGTGTGGGACAGAGCGTTGGAGATATCATCAGGACAAACTTCCGGGAAGCGCATCCGAATTGGTCTCTTACACCAGATCATGTTCGGAGGACTTGGTTCAAGTGCTTCGCg GAAGCGTTCTACAAAAAGGCGATGGCTCGCCTAAAGAACATTGTTGGTGATTGGAAGGAGAAGTGGAGGGTTCTGGGGGATGACGCAAAAGAAGCAAACCTCAGCAATGACGTTTGGAAGGGCTTGAAGGCTTATTGGAATTTGCCTAAGTCAATTCAAAGGTCTCTCACTTGCTCAACGGCCCGGTTGACCCGTGATGAAGATGGTAACCTGCCAATACCTCATACTTCCGAACAGATTCCACACGCTGGGAGGGCACTACAAATT gCTGCCCAAGAAGGAGCACCACCATCTCTGGCCCGAGTTTACAGGACGACACACCAGCTTTCTGATGGCACCTTTTCGCATCCTCAAGCAGAGAGGATCTGA